From Chryseobacterium shandongense, the proteins below share one genomic window:
- a CDS encoding M13 family metallopeptidase yields MKKLTLSLLLLGGICSQMVNAQATDKGLDLSLMDKSVRPQDDFYSYVSGTWMKTAKIPSDKPTWGSFNKLAEDTDNNSMTILNSLLKDRFADGTEGKKIQDLYATYMNIQKRNTDGIKPIQENINKIDAIKNLKDLQIYLTSVTKDGENTFYGWGVDADLKDSKMNAVYLGNASLGLGRDYYQKVNDKNTEALAEYTKYVASMLQELGYKNADAAAKGIVDYEKSIAKTYLTNEQSRDNTLQYNPRTMSELKTLVKGVDLPAYLKAVGVSTDKVIIGEIGYYKDFDKLVNEKNLPVIKDYLKFHMINGSASYLSEKLGDMRFAFYGKYLRGQQEQRALNKRGYELINGTLGEAFGKLYVEKYFPAEAKAQMVELIDYLKKSFAVHINNLAWMSSTTKEKAMQKLNKFTVKVAYPDKWKDYSKLTIVPESKGGNLYANLQNITEWQYNKDLAKIGKPVDKSEWGMTPQTVNAYYNPVNNEIVFPAAILQPPFFNPNADAAVNFGGIGAVIGHEMSHGFDDSGAQFDADGNLVDWWTPEDKANFEKATKALASQYDKYEPVKGTFVNGTFTNGENIADLGGVNIAYDALQMYLKDKGNPGPISGYTQDQRFFLSWATVWRTLSSEKYMINQVKTDPHSPGYFRSFGPLTNVDAFYKAFDVKEGDKLYKKPEDRIKIW; encoded by the coding sequence ATGAAAAAATTAACGCTTTCTCTTCTTTTATTAGGAGGGATTTGTTCGCAGATGGTGAACGCTCAGGCGACCGATAAAGGATTGGACCTTAGCCTGATGGATAAATCAGTACGTCCTCAGGATGACTTTTATAGCTACGTAAGCGGAACATGGATGAAAACCGCTAAAATTCCTTCCGATAAACCAACCTGGGGAAGTTTCAACAAGCTGGCGGAAGATACCGACAACAATTCAATGACGATTCTGAACTCTCTTTTGAAAGATAGATTTGCAGACGGTACCGAAGGTAAAAAAATCCAGGATCTGTACGCAACTTATATGAATATCCAGAAGAGAAATACAGACGGCATTAAGCCAATCCAGGAAAACATTAACAAAATCGACGCCATTAAAAATCTTAAAGATCTTCAGATTTATTTAACTTCTGTAACGAAAGACGGGGAAAATACATTCTATGGTTGGGGAGTAGATGCGGATCTGAAAGACTCTAAAATGAACGCCGTTTATTTAGGAAATGCATCTCTTGGATTAGGTAGAGATTACTATCAGAAAGTAAATGATAAAAATACGGAAGCCCTTGCAGAATATACAAAATATGTAGCTTCCATGCTGCAAGAATTAGGATATAAAAATGCTGATGCAGCTGCAAAAGGTATTGTAGATTACGAAAAAAGCATAGCTAAAACATATCTTACCAACGAGCAGAGCCGTGACAATACGCTTCAATACAACCCTAGAACAATGTCTGAATTGAAGACATTGGTAAAAGGTGTGGATCTTCCGGCTTATCTTAAAGCGGTTGGCGTAAGTACAGATAAAGTTATCATCGGAGAAATCGGTTATTATAAAGATTTCGACAAATTGGTGAATGAGAAAAACCTGCCTGTAATCAAGGATTATCTTAAATTTCACATGATCAATGGAAGCGCTTCTTATTTAAGCGAAAAGCTGGGAGACATGAGATTTGCTTTTTACGGTAAATATCTGAGAGGCCAGCAGGAGCAAAGAGCTTTAAACAAAAGAGGTTACGAGCTGATCAACGGAACCTTGGGAGAAGCTTTCGGAAAATTATATGTTGAAAAATATTTCCCTGCGGAAGCAAAAGCTCAAATGGTGGAACTGATCGATTATCTAAAGAAAAGCTTTGCCGTACACATCAACAATTTAGCATGGATGTCTTCCACAACCAAGGAAAAGGCAATGCAGAAATTGAATAAATTCACGGTAAAAGTTGCTTATCCTGATAAATGGAAAGATTATTCTAAATTAACGATCGTTCCGGAATCTAAAGGAGGAAATTTATATGCAAACCTTCAGAATATTACAGAATGGCAATATAATAAAGATTTAGCTAAAATCGGGAAGCCGGTTGATAAATCAGAGTGGGGCATGACTCCGCAGACGGTGAATGCATATTACAACCCGGTAAACAACGAGATTGTATTCCCAGCAGCTATTCTTCAGCCGCCTTTTTTCAACCCTAATGCAGATGCAGCCGTTAATTTCGGTGGAATCGGTGCCGTAATCGGTCACGAAATGAGCCACGGATTTGATGATTCGGGAGCACAGTTTGATGCAGACGGAAACCTTGTAGACTGGTGGACTCCGGAAGATAAAGCCAACTTCGAAAAAGCAACAAAAGCGCTTGCTTCTCAATATGACAAATACGAGCCTGTAAAAGGAACTTTCGTAAACGGAACTTTTACCAACGGTGAAAATATCGCCGACTTAGGTGGGGTAAATATTGCTTATGATGCACTACAAATGTATCTGAAAGACAAAGGAAATCCCGGACCTATCAGCGGTTATACACAAGATCAGAGATTCTTCCTGAGCTGGGCAACTGTTTGGAGAACATTATCCAGCGAAAAATACATGATCAATCAGGTAAAAACAGATCCGCATTCTCCTGGATATTTCAGAAGTTTCGGGCCTCTTACCAATGTTGATGCTTTCTACAAAGCATTCGATGTGAAAGAAGGCGACAAACTTTACAAAAAACCGGAAGACAGAATTAAAATCTGGTAA
- a CDS encoding M13 family metallopeptidase, translating into MKKLNIGILAFSGLVFLNSCGTAKTADAQKPEMVKEVAAEPVKKEEMKEEGINLSYMDKSVRPQDDFFSYVNGNWVKTTQIPSDKASWGSFNALRENVDDASLDILNKILSESYSSDSEGQKIQNLYASFMDTDKRNAEGLAPIKGDLAKIDAIKNLNDLQKYLLEATKLGDNSFYGWRVGADLKNSKMNAVYLGGPDLGLGRDYYQKVNEANTKTLAEYQSYVGKLFGVLGYKNSEASAKNVVDFEKQLANYLLTLEQNRDANLRYNPKNVSELPALVKNVNLQTYLKNAGVNTDRVIIGELKYYQNMDAFITQKNLPLLKDYLKYHLINGNASNLDENLEQIRFDFYSKYLQGQKEQRPMNKRGLSLVNGVLGEAFGKLYVEKYFTPESKAQMETYIDYILKSFKQHINDMDWMSPATKVKAQEKLSKFTVKIAYPDKWKDYSQLKVESPKAGATLYSNLQNVSAWQYQRSLDKIGKPVDKTEWGMTPQTVNAYYSGSNNEIVFPAAILQPPFYNPKADPAVNFGGIGAVIGHEISHGFDDSGSRFDGDGNLNNWWTDEDRKNFDAKVGQLAAQYSAYEPVKGSFVNGKFTSGENIGDLGGVAVAYDALQMYLKDHGNPGLISGFTQDQRFFMSWATVWRTKSTDQYMTNQVKTDPHSPGVFRAFGPLVNQDAFIKAFDIKPGDKMYKAPEERIKIW; encoded by the coding sequence ATGAAAAAGCTAAATATCGGAATACTTGCCTTTTCCGGGCTTGTGTTTTTAAATTCGTGTGGTACGGCTAAAACGGCAGATGCGCAAAAACCTGAAATGGTGAAAGAAGTTGCTGCAGAACCGGTGAAAAAAGAAGAAATGAAAGAAGAAGGAATCAATTTATCATACATGGATAAATCGGTTCGTCCGCAGGATGATTTTTTTAGCTACGTAAACGGAAACTGGGTAAAGACGACTCAAATTCCTTCTGATAAAGCGAGCTGGGGATCTTTCAATGCGCTGAGAGAAAATGTGGATGATGCGTCTTTAGACATTTTAAATAAAATCTTGTCAGAATCCTATTCTTCAGATTCTGAAGGGCAAAAAATCCAGAACCTGTATGCTTCATTCATGGATACAGATAAAAGAAATGCGGAAGGATTAGCTCCTATTAAAGGTGATCTGGCCAAAATTGATGCCATTAAAAACCTGAATGATCTTCAGAAATACTTGCTAGAAGCTACAAAGCTGGGAGATAACTCTTTCTACGGTTGGAGAGTAGGTGCAGATCTGAAGAATTCAAAAATGAATGCCGTATATCTTGGCGGCCCTGATCTTGGTCTTGGAAGGGATTATTACCAGAAAGTAAACGAAGCCAATACCAAAACACTTGCAGAATACCAATCTTACGTAGGGAAATTGTTCGGAGTTTTAGGCTATAAAAATTCAGAAGCATCTGCAAAAAATGTAGTTGATTTTGAAAAACAGCTGGCTAATTATTTATTAACCCTTGAACAAAACAGAGATGCCAATCTTAGATACAACCCGAAAAACGTTTCAGAGCTTCCGGCTTTGGTTAAAAATGTAAATCTTCAGACTTATCTTAAAAACGCAGGTGTCAATACAGACCGGGTAATTATCGGTGAACTGAAGTATTATCAGAATATGGATGCTTTCATTACCCAGAAAAATCTTCCCTTATTAAAAGATTATCTTAAATATCACCTCATCAATGGTAACGCCAGCAATTTAGATGAAAATCTGGAACAGATCAGATTTGATTTTTATTCAAAATATTTGCAGGGACAAAAAGAGCAGCGCCCGATGAATAAACGAGGGCTTTCTCTTGTAAATGGAGTTCTTGGGGAAGCATTCGGAAAGTTGTATGTTGAGAAATATTTCACTCCGGAATCTAAAGCTCAAATGGAAACTTATATTGATTATATCTTAAAATCATTTAAGCAGCACATCAATGATATGGACTGGATGTCGCCGGCGACTAAAGTAAAAGCGCAGGAAAAACTGTCTAAATTTACCGTAAAAATTGCTTATCCGGACAAATGGAAAGATTATTCCCAATTAAAAGTAGAATCTCCGAAAGCCGGTGCGACATTGTATTCTAATCTTCAGAATGTTTCCGCATGGCAATACCAGAGAAGCCTTGATAAAATCGGGAAGCCGGTTGATAAAACAGAGTGGGGAATGACTCCACAAACGGTAAACGCCTATTACAGCGGTTCCAACAACGAAATCGTTTTTCCGGCAGCAATCCTTCAGCCTCCTTTCTATAACCCGAAAGCCGATCCTGCCGTAAACTTCGGAGGAATCGGAGCAGTAATCGGTCATGAGATTTCCCATGGATTTGACGATAGTGGCTCAAGATTCGACGGTGACGGAAACCTTAATAACTGGTGGACAGATGAAGACCGTAAAAACTTTGATGCGAAAGTAGGGCAGCTTGCAGCACAATACAGTGCTTATGAACCTGTAAAGGGAAGCTTTGTGAACGGTAAATTTACAAGCGGTGAAAACATCGGAGATCTTGGAGGGGTTGCCGTTGCGTACGATGCCCTTCAGATGTATCTTAAAGATCACGGAAATCCGGGACTTATAAGCGGATTTACTCAGGATCAGCGGTTTTTTATGAGCTGGGCAACGGTTTGGAGAACAAAATCTACCGATCAGTACATGACCAACCAGGTAAAAACAGATCCCCATTCTCCCGGCGTTTTCAGGGCATTTGGTCCGTTGGTCAATCAGGATGCTTTCATAAAGGCATTTGATATCAAGCCGGGCGATAAAATGTATAAAGCTCCGGAAGAAAGGATAAAAATTTGGTAA
- a CDS encoding type VI secretion system contractile sheath small subunit, producing MLQFFFKFKHWIGQLFDADKYDLHQNKESQNNNNMAMFNYGVGGNEVKVDANEAIQNIQENKSLIVSQLTTEEPYVPEIVTGLKTVEDVFKHFQPSVNVQHETEDGNVVEEEFRFQHLADFTPKNLTQKSAYLQQLSMEQEQYNKIVRQLKTNKILRNMLENDQTRAAFIEVLKEVAQELEK from the coding sequence ATGTTACAGTTTTTTTTTAAATTTAAACATTGGATTGGTCAGCTATTTGATGCTGATAAATACGATTTACACCAAAATAAAGAATCTCAAAATAACAATAATATGGCAATGTTTAATTATGGCGTTGGCGGAAACGAAGTAAAAGTAGACGCTAATGAAGCTATTCAGAACATACAGGAGAATAAGTCATTGATTGTAAGTCAGCTTACTACAGAAGAGCCTTATGTTCCCGAAATTGTAACAGGATTAAAGACTGTGGAAGACGTCTTCAAACATTTCCAGCCTTCTGTAAATGTACAGCACGAAACAGAAGACGGCAATGTGGTGGAAGAAGAATTCCGTTTTCAACACCTTGCGGACTTTACCCCCAAAAATCTTACCCAGAAATCAGCATATCTCCAACAGCTCAGCATGGAGCAGGAACAGTATAACAAAATTGTACGCCAGCTGAAAACCAATAAAATTCTGCGTAATATGCTGGAAAACGATCAGACGAGAGCTGCATTTATTGAGGTATTGAAAGAAGTGGCACAGGAACTTGAAAAATAA
- a CDS encoding DUF5458 family protein, with translation MDSKLQAAENQQQGQQQNAGQPKGNPLAELNKIGGFGFVESVVDGIANMNPTRKARKEIFLTDSNKEEERKELLQKINLWVNLLESNDSADKMAETCKSKAQSADQSLRSNLKNTLDAVRQLETSYRTVAQFYKNTELDKVDNVSIVNASLNQVADLDNPIFIDAIAEEFKNYYDRLDLRDNYSILAIPGYLGSNKVIEKWAKICNENKVMMVTDFANLDKPDDVVDLFHSANLTGGELHRSNVIMTCNWLVGRGKAEEVGEEENVELPPSTSLAGKIHKTLMSQVAAGKKHGNINEVDAVKFELKKSEISQLEKMGLVPMVNEYGKIMAFSAKTLFTGDNIGLQTYSVVRVFDYVTKVLLDFLNRRAFENWNAKNEDDLRRQIVQFLDNIKGPDKLIEKFKIVRFEQDRVNKDRVWLDIRLTPYFPTKSFVIKLDGHKGDDGNEWDAEYSQE, from the coding sequence ATGGATAGTAAATTACAGGCAGCCGAAAACCAACAACAGGGGCAGCAGCAAAACGCAGGTCAGCCGAAAGGTAATCCGCTCGCCGAACTCAATAAAATAGGAGGTTTCGGTTTTGTAGAATCCGTTGTAGACGGTATCGCCAACATGAACCCCACCAGAAAAGCTAGGAAAGAAATATTCCTTACCGACAGTAACAAAGAAGAAGAAAGAAAAGAACTTCTTCAGAAAATAAACCTTTGGGTTAATCTTCTGGAAAGCAATGACTCGGCAGATAAAATGGCTGAAACGTGCAAATCAAAAGCACAGTCTGCGGATCAGAGCTTAAGATCAAATTTAAAAAATACATTGGATGCCGTTCGCCAGCTGGAAACAAGCTATAGAACGGTTGCTCAGTTTTACAAAAATACAGAGCTTGATAAAGTAGATAATGTAAGCATTGTCAACGCAAGTCTCAACCAGGTTGCAGACCTTGATAACCCGATATTTATCGACGCAATTGCCGAAGAATTCAAGAATTACTATGACCGTCTTGATCTTCGTGATAACTATTCGATTTTAGCGATTCCGGGATATCTTGGATCAAATAAAGTGATCGAAAAATGGGCGAAAATTTGTAATGAAAATAAGGTAATGATGGTTACCGATTTTGCAAATCTCGACAAACCGGATGATGTTGTAGATCTATTCCATTCCGCAAATCTTACGGGTGGAGAGCTACACAGAAGTAACGTTATAATGACCTGTAACTGGTTAGTAGGCCGTGGAAAAGCCGAAGAAGTAGGAGAGGAGGAAAACGTAGAACTTCCGCCGTCCACTTCGCTGGCCGGGAAAATCCATAAAACTCTGATGTCTCAGGTGGCAGCAGGAAAAAAACACGGAAATATCAATGAAGTAGATGCCGTAAAATTTGAATTGAAAAAGAGTGAAATTTCCCAGCTTGAAAAAATGGGTCTTGTTCCAATGGTCAATGAATATGGTAAAATCATGGCGTTCTCCGCAAAAACCCTTTTCACAGGGGATAATATCGGGCTGCAGACGTATTCCGTAGTTCGTGTATTCGACTATGTAACCAAAGTTTTACTGGATTTCTTAAACAGGAGAGCGTTCGAGAACTGGAATGCCAAGAATGAAGATGATCTGAGAAGACAAATCGTTCAGTTCCTGGATAATATTAAAGGTCCGGATAAACTGATTGAAAAATTTAAAATCGTTCGTTTTGAGCAGGACAGGGTGAATAAAGACAGGGTTTGGCTGGATATCCGACTTACACCGTATTTCCCGACAAAAAGTTTTGTAATTAAACTGGATGGTCATAAAGGAGACGACGGAAACGAGTGGGATGCAGAATACTCACAAGAATAA
- the mutY gene encoding A/G-specific adenine glycosylase, with product MLEKIEKSDFKYIGNKLLHWYEKNARDLPFRQTKDPYKIWICEIVFQQTRINQGLNHYNNFIERFPDVKTLADADENEVLLYWKGLGYYSRAINIHKAAQQIMNDYNGIFPHEYEEILKLKGVGKYTAAAVSSICFNGRIPAVDGNFYRVLSRIFADDFDISNSKAFNYFSELAHLILPENVGDFNQAMMDLGSEICKPKNPLCGECPLNQDCIAFLTNKIYDFPVKTKKVKAEGLELKYYFVHRNGQFLIQQRKDDFIWKKLYEFPPEISEELIPFIKSVKTVNHKLTHKNLSIEIYNVEVDSEDTWKHFIAENNYIISDYESSHQKSFPKPLENYIGNYHTAYRIL from the coding sequence ATTTTGGAAAAAATAGAAAAATCAGACTTTAAATATATTGGTAATAAACTTCTGCACTGGTACGAGAAAAATGCCAGAGACTTACCTTTCCGACAGACAAAAGATCCGTATAAAATCTGGATCTGCGAAATTGTTTTTCAACAGACTAGAATTAATCAGGGACTGAATCATTATAATAATTTTATTGAAAGATTTCCGGATGTTAAAACTCTTGCGGATGCCGATGAAAATGAGGTGCTTTTATACTGGAAAGGATTGGGCTATTATTCAAGAGCCATCAACATTCATAAAGCGGCTCAGCAGATTATGAATGATTATAATGGAATTTTCCCTCATGAATATGAAGAAATCCTAAAACTGAAAGGAGTAGGAAAGTATACGGCGGCGGCTGTTTCAAGCATCTGTTTCAATGGCAGGATTCCGGCCGTGGATGGTAATTTTTATCGTGTTTTGAGCCGAATTTTTGCAGATGATTTTGATATTTCCAATTCAAAAGCCTTTAATTATTTCTCTGAACTGGCACATTTAATATTACCCGAGAATGTGGGAGATTTTAATCAGGCTATGATGGATCTCGGTTCGGAAATCTGTAAGCCAAAAAATCCGCTCTGCGGCGAATGTCCTTTAAATCAGGATTGTATTGCTTTTTTAACCAATAAAATCTATGATTTTCCTGTTAAAACAAAAAAAGTAAAAGCAGAGGGCCTTGAGCTGAAATATTACTTCGTGCACCGGAACGGACAATTTTTAATTCAGCAGAGAAAAGATGATTTTATTTGGAAAAAATTATATGAATTCCCACCGGAAATTTCTGAGGAATTAATTCCTTTTATTAAAAGTGTAAAGACGGTGAACCACAAACTGACGCACAAAAATCTCAGCATTGAAATCTATAATGTCGAAGTAGATTCAGAAGACACCTGGAAACATTTTATTGCCGAAAACAACTATATCATCAGTGATTATGAAAGTTCTCACCAAAAATCTTTCCCTAAACCACTGGAAAATTATATCGGAAATTACCATACAGCGTACAGGATTTTATAA
- a CDS encoding endonuclease/exonuclease/phosphatase family protein yields MWTAYLILTVLLLILTILPKIQHSHWIFRVPEFGKIQITVFILFTMILGFATPGKSEYFWYYQGLLFVMLIHHSVILIKYTPIYPVKKYTQKYQSSEKLHFISANVYQFNKEYERFIQLIEKYQPDMFLTMESNGDWEKALRPLEKDYPYQHKVTLENTYGMHFYSKMEIKSSQTHFFVADDIPSIEAHLKTEDGFSFVFFGVHPPPPSPTEEETSKERDGDLLSTAKRVIEIKKPVIVVGDFNNVAWSKSSILFRKTSHLIDPRIGRSFVSTFHARYRLLRFPIDLMFHSEEIFIEDLKTLENFGSDHLPVYCEFFIDHEQDKKQEERIDHATKDEKAEAEEMIEEGKEENGDRDAIVTEG; encoded by the coding sequence ATGTGGACAGCTTATCTGATTCTGACTGTATTGTTGTTAATTCTAACCATACTGCCAAAAATTCAACACTCTCACTGGATCTTCCGTGTTCCGGAATTTGGTAAAATACAGATCACCGTATTTATACTTTTTACTATGATTCTCGGTTTCGCCACTCCTGGAAAGTCAGAATATTTCTGGTATTATCAGGGGCTTTTATTTGTTATGCTGATTCATCACAGTGTTATCCTGATAAAATATACTCCAATCTATCCTGTTAAAAAATACACTCAAAAGTACCAGTCTTCTGAAAAGCTGCATTTTATTTCTGCTAATGTTTATCAGTTTAATAAGGAATATGAGCGATTTATTCAACTGATTGAAAAATATCAGCCAGATATGTTTCTGACCATGGAAAGCAACGGCGATTGGGAAAAAGCTTTGAGGCCTTTAGAAAAAGACTATCCGTATCAGCATAAAGTAACACTGGAAAACACCTACGGAATGCATTTCTATTCAAAAATGGAAATTAAAAGTTCACAGACGCATTTTTTTGTAGCAGATGATATTCCCAGCATCGAAGCCCATCTCAAAACGGAAGACGGGTTTTCATTTGTGTTTTTCGGAGTTCATCCGCCGCCGCCAAGCCCTACTGAAGAGGAAACTTCCAAAGAACGGGACGGCGATCTTCTGAGTACTGCTAAAAGAGTGATAGAAATAAAAAAGCCTGTGATTGTTGTCGGGGATTTTAATAACGTAGCGTGGTCCAAATCCTCCATCCTATTTAGAAAAACAAGCCACCTCATCGATCCCAGAATCGGGCGTTCTTTCGTCTCAACTTTTCATGCGAGATACCGTCTGCTGAGGTTTCCGATTGATCTGATGTTCCACAGTGAAGAAATTTTTATCGAAGACCTGAAAACGCTTGAGAACTTCGGTTCCGATCATCTTCCGGTGTACTGTGAATTTTTCATTGATCATGAGCAGGATAAAAAGCAGGAAGAACGCATTGACCATGCCACAAAGGATGAAAAGGCAGAAGCCGAAGAAATGATTGAAGAAGGAAAAGAGGAAAACGGAGACAGAGATGCCATAGTAACGGAAGGATAA
- a CDS encoding nuclear transport factor 2 family protein translates to MNRIFACALLLGSYCFGQNQEIEKPVRNLFTAMKNADAELLKSVFSETAVLQTITKDGVKNEDINNFIASVSKMQKNDLDERITIEAIHTDGNLASVFTPYSFYFKGKFSHCGANSFQLVKKNGEWKIQYLIDTRRKDNCKEIQ, encoded by the coding sequence ATGAATAGAATTTTTGCATGCGCTTTACTTTTAGGAAGTTATTGTTTCGGGCAAAATCAGGAGATAGAAAAGCCGGTGAGAAATTTATTTACCGCTATGAAAAACGCAGATGCAGAACTGCTGAAATCGGTTTTCTCAGAAACAGCCGTTCTGCAGACCATTACCAAAGATGGTGTAAAAAATGAAGATATCAATAACTTTATAGCCTCGGTTTCCAAAATGCAGAAAAATGACCTCGATGAAAGAATTACTATCGAAGCAATTCATACCGACGGAAACCTTGCGAGTGTTTTTACACCCTATTCTTTTTATTTTAAGGGTAAATTTTCGCATTGCGGAGCAAACAGTTTTCAGTTGGTAAAAAAGAATGGAGAGTGGAAAATTCAGTATTTAATTGATACGAGAAGAAAGGATAACTGCAAAGAAATACAATAA